In Prionailurus viverrinus isolate Anna chromosome C2, UM_Priviv_1.0, whole genome shotgun sequence, one DNA window encodes the following:
- the CGGBP1 gene encoding CGG triplet repeat-binding protein 1 encodes MERFVVTAPPARNRSKTALYVTPLDRVTEFGGELHEDGGKLFCTSCNVVLNHVRKSAISDHLKSKTHTKRKAEFEEQNVRKKQRPLTASLQCNSTAQTEKVSVIQDFVKMCLEANIPLEKADHPAVRAFLSRHVKNGGSIPKSDQLRRAYLPDGYENENQLLNSQDC; translated from the coding sequence ATGGAAAGATTTGTAGTGACAGCACCACCTGCCCGAAACCGTTCTAAGACTGCTTTGTATGTGACTCCCCTGGATCGAGTCACTGAGTTTGGAGGTGAGCTGCATGAAGATGGAGGAAAACTCTTCTGCACTTCTTGCAATGTGGTTCTGAATCATGTTCGCAAGTCTGCCATTAGTGACCACCTTAAGTCAAAGACTCACACCAAGAGGAAGGCCGAATTTGAAGAGCAGAACGTGAGAAAGAAGCAGAGGCCCCTAACTGCATCCCTTCAGTGCAACAGTACTGCGCAAACAGAGAAAGTCAGTGTTATCCAGGACTTTGTGAAAATGTGCCTGGAAGCCAACATCCCACTCGAGAAAGCTGATCACCCAGCAGTCCGTGCTTTCCTGTCTCGCCATGTGAAGAATGGAGGCTCCATACCTAAGTCAGACCAGCTGAGGAGAGCATACCTGCCTGATGGATATGAGAATGAGAATCAGCTCCTCAACTCCCAAGATTGTTGA